The genomic window GCATGGTGTTGTATGAGGAAACAAATCGGTGTTGGGTACATGGGATCGTAAGGGGGAGGGGGTGGAAGGTGGAACCATCACACAGGTTCACTTTAACAGTACCAAGATTTTTATTATTCTCACGTAATCAATTATGCATATGTACAAGTCAAGTAGGAGTATTGATTAATTCCTCTCTTATTGAAATCATTTTCCACGGACGGGCGGACTAGACCATTTGCTCACTGGTTGGCAGCTGGCGGAAGCTTTTCTTCTTGTTTTCTCCCGAGGGCGGCTCCGGCACATCACGTTCATATGGCGGCGACTTCTTCTTAGGATCGGGCACCTCGGGTTCACCCGGTGGCTTAGGCACGTAGGTTCTGACAGTGGTGGTGGGGTTTTTCCAGCAGTCATATGTACACATGCACGTCTTTCTCTTAGGTATGTGAAAGTAGTTGCCGTCGTTGCTGGAGCAGTACCCACCCTTAAAGTGCTCGTACTGACAGGCCCCGATGCAAGCCGTGGTCTTGCAAGTGCTCATTTGGCC from Triticum aestivum cultivar Chinese Spring chromosome 3B, IWGSC CS RefSeq v2.1, whole genome shotgun sequence includes these protein-coding regions:
- the LOC123066279 gene encoding uncharacterized protein; amino-acid sequence: MAFSGAQILAAFTLGFLLMAFCVEAKICTAPSKWGQMSTCKTTACIGACQYEHFKGGYCSSNDGNYFHIPKRKTCMCTYDCWKNPTTTVRTYVPKPPGEPEVPDPKKKSPPYERDVPEPPSGENKKKSFRQLPTSEQMV